One Kitasatospora viridis genomic region harbors:
- a CDS encoding Fur family transcriptional regulator, with translation MTELTASALVLAEEKAAARRAHRAAAVDAGVPGRPTPRRTEVVRALAAVGEFVSAQLLYARLVNGGSRVGLSTVYRTLAALAEAGRADMVRDANGERLFRYRPGPDHQHYLLCRGCGLSTPVDSGAVEAWADRVAELSGFAEVRHTVELSGLCGDCRD, from the coding sequence ATGACGGAGCTGACGGCGAGCGCCCTGGTGCTCGCGGAGGAGAAGGCGGCGGCCCGGCGGGCACACCGGGCCGCCGCCGTGGACGCGGGGGTGCCGGGCCGGCCGACCCCGCGCCGGACCGAGGTGGTGCGCGCGCTGGCCGCCGTCGGGGAGTTCGTCAGCGCGCAGCTGCTCTACGCCCGCCTGGTGAACGGCGGTTCCCGGGTGGGCCTGAGCACGGTCTACCGCACGCTCGCCGCACTGGCCGAGGCCGGGCGGGCCGACATGGTGCGCGACGCCAACGGGGAGCGGCTGTTCCGCTACCGCCCGGGGCCCGACCACCAGCACTACCTGCTGTGCCGCGGCTGCGGCCTGAGCACGCCGGTGGACTCCGGCGCGGTGGAGGCCTGGGCGGACCGGGTCGCCGAACTGTCCGGCTTCGCCGAGGTCCGGCACACCGTCGAGCTCTCCGGGCTGTGCGGCGACTGCCGGGACTGA
- a CDS encoding alpha/beta fold hydrolase — protein MSAIRTKPARRKRRLAAALVAAATAATLFTASGGPASASSAAPGSIAGFKDGYAVNDGLRIHYAVAGHGPALVLLHGWPETLQAWDTVAPAFTGDHTVIAVDLRGLGLSQAADSDAYGSYSALTLASDVHAVVGKLGFGDAKIDVAGHDWGGAVALAYAARYRETVAHLAVMEAPPTTDYLDLVAALPDKLWWDSFINGQQDGVAEQLVAGREKTFYGSIYTRDAAGGGGEPAPAQQKKYIAAYSRPGSTHAGFEYFRQQDTGEREVDALLAQGGRLTMPVLGLGGQYSMGAGIGTDLKKRIADDVTTVDLAGANHWVLEEQPAQVTAALKALFAR, from the coding sequence ATGTCCGCGATACGCACCAAGCCGGCCCGCCGCAAGCGTCGCCTGGCCGCAGCGCTGGTGGCCGCCGCCACCGCCGCCACCCTGTTCACCGCCTCCGGCGGGCCGGCCTCGGCCAGCTCGGCGGCGCCCGGCTCGATCGCCGGCTTCAAGGACGGCTACGCGGTCAACGACGGCCTGCGGATCCACTACGCGGTGGCCGGCCACGGGCCCGCTCTGGTCCTGCTGCACGGCTGGCCGGAGACCCTGCAGGCCTGGGACACCGTCGCCCCGGCCTTCACCGGCGACCACACCGTGATCGCCGTGGACCTGCGCGGGCTCGGCCTCTCCCAGGCCGCCGACAGCGACGCCTACGGCAGCTACTCCGCGCTCACCCTGGCCTCCGACGTGCACGCCGTGGTCGGCAAGCTCGGGTTCGGCGACGCCAAGATCGACGTGGCCGGCCACGACTGGGGCGGCGCCGTCGCGCTGGCCTACGCGGCCCGCTACCGGGAGACGGTCGCCCACCTGGCCGTCATGGAGGCCCCGCCGACCACCGACTACCTGGACCTGGTCGCCGCCCTCCCGGACAAGCTGTGGTGGGACTCCTTCATCAACGGCCAGCAGGACGGCGTGGCCGAGCAGCTGGTGGCCGGCCGGGAGAAGACCTTCTACGGGTCGATCTACACCCGCGACGCCGCCGGCGGTGGCGGCGAGCCCGCCCCCGCCCAGCAGAAGAAGTACATCGCGGCCTACAGCCGCCCCGGCAGCACGCACGCCGGGTTCGAGTACTTCCGCCAGCAGGACACCGGCGAGCGGGAGGTGGACGCGCTGCTCGCCCAGGGCGGCCGGCTGACCATGCCGGTGCTCGGCCTCGGCGGCCAGTACAGCATGGGTGCCGGGATCGGCACCGACCTGAAGAAGCGGATCGCCGACGACGTCACCACCGTCGACCTGGCCGGCGCCAACCACTGGGTGCTGGAGGAGCAGCCGGCCCAGGTGACCGCCGCGCTGAAGGCGCTGTTCGCCCGCTGA
- a CDS encoding fluoride efflux transporter FluC encodes MNWLLVVAGAVLGAPLRFLTDRAVQSRHTTGFPWGTFVINVAGCLILGTLTGAAAPPHLQLLLGTGLCGALTTYSTFSYETLRLAEDGAGLLALANTAGSVFAGLGAAWTGVALGQALWG; translated from the coding sequence GTGAACTGGCTGCTCGTCGTCGCCGGGGCCGTGCTGGGCGCCCCGCTGCGCTTCCTGACGGACCGTGCGGTGCAGTCCCGGCACACCACCGGGTTCCCCTGGGGCACCTTCGTCATCAACGTGGCCGGCTGCCTGATCCTGGGCACCCTGACCGGCGCCGCCGCCCCGCCGCACCTGCAGCTGCTGCTCGGCACCGGCCTGTGCGGCGCGCTCACCACCTACTCGACCTTCTCCTACGAGACCCTGCGCTTGGCCGAGGACGGTGCCGGACTGCTCGCCCTGGCCAACACCGCCGGCAGCGTCTTCGCCGGCCTCGGCGCGGCCTGGACGGGCGTGGCCCTGGGGCAGGCGCTCTGGGGCTGA
- a CDS encoding alpha/beta hydrolase yields MTARPTTGRPTTGRRARLRTALATAALATTLFTAAPAAHADTAVPPTLTNGFGLTQVGSPVVHSATDFSITVTTPQLSGTHEIRIFLPKDYAAEPGKRWPVVYFLHGGAGTADDAAAAPALHSDSAITVAPDGGLKGWYADWVMQNTVLGAANWQTFHLDQVVPFIDANLRTLTDRAHRAVVGLSMGGYGALHYAEARPDLFGHTASLSGGIDLDQVAIRGTVVATELNLPNAICAASTSGLNAGGCATYGPVVDSDAVFGSPYPVFGADHVWTELNPASPANLAKLANTGIDLYTGTTAPIDAFTAIASHTVKDRLDQLGIPSRLDDYGNGSTLSPTCDGGHDYGCWAPAFADYMPRLQAEFDAAN; encoded by the coding sequence ATGACCGCCCGACCCACCACCGGCCGACCCACCACCGGCCGCCGCGCGCGCCTGCGGACCGCGCTCGCCACCGCCGCCCTGGCCACCACGCTCTTCACGGCCGCCCCCGCCGCACACGCGGACACCGCCGTCCCGCCGACGCTGACGAACGGGTTCGGGCTGACCCAGGTCGGCTCCCCCGTGGTGCACTCCGCCACCGACTTCAGCATCACGGTGACCACCCCGCAGCTCTCCGGCACCCACGAGATCCGGATCTTCCTGCCCAAGGACTACGCCGCCGAGCCGGGCAAGCGCTGGCCGGTCGTCTACTTCCTGCACGGCGGGGCGGGCACCGCGGACGACGCGGCCGCCGCGCCCGCGCTGCACTCCGACTCGGCGATCACCGTGGCGCCGGACGGCGGCCTGAAGGGCTGGTACGCCGACTGGGTCATGCAGAACACCGTGCTGGGCGCGGCGAACTGGCAGACCTTCCACCTGGACCAGGTGGTCCCGTTCATCGACGCCAACCTGCGCACCCTCACCGACCGGGCGCACCGCGCGGTGGTCGGCCTGTCGATGGGCGGCTACGGCGCGCTGCACTACGCCGAGGCCCGCCCCGACCTGTTCGGGCACACCGCCTCGCTCTCCGGCGGCATCGACCTGGACCAGGTGGCGATCCGCGGCACGGTGGTGGCCACCGAGCTCAACCTGCCGAACGCGATCTGCGCCGCCAGCACCTCCGGGCTGAACGCCGGCGGGTGCGCGACCTACGGGCCGGTGGTGGACAGCGACGCAGTCTTCGGCTCGCCGTACCCGGTGTTCGGCGCGGACCACGTGTGGACCGAGCTGAACCCCGCCAGTCCGGCCAACCTGGCCAAGCTGGCGAACACCGGCATCGACCTGTACACCGGCACCACCGCGCCGATCGACGCGTTCACCGCGATCGCCAGCCACACCGTGAAGGACCGGCTGGACCAGCTCGGCATCCCGAGCCGGCTGGACGACTACGGCAACGGCTCCACGCTCTCGCCGACCTGCGACGGCGGGCACGACTACGGCTGCTGGGCCCCGGCCTTCGCCGACTACATGCCGCGCCTGCAGGCCGAGTTCGACGCGGCGAACTGA
- a CDS encoding serine hydrolase domain-containing protein: MKPVRLIATAAAALTLATLAGTAPAQADMPTAIGLLQAGAQQGVKDGYPGVIGLLRDGDTVRYAQAGTGDTATGVPADPKAQFRIGSNTKAFTATVLLQLEAEGRLSLDDTVAKWLPGAVAANGYDGSKITLRELLNHTSGLPDYDNAVQFALSYSTDPNRAWPPQSLVDLALAQHAPSAAPGQQWSYANTNFVLAGMVIKAVTGNDPATEIQHRIIDRLGLTGTSFPTSDPTLHGNYLHGYEYQWLGLTRADVTVSNVQAFGPAGAMVSTLDDLAAFTRALLNGTLLPPAQEAELKTTVPTTNTGMRYGLGIAQEQTSCGKTVWTHNGAVLGYFSFWAATDDGRQQLVEANDEYHFDAGTKGIQDTGTAAFNAFCSL; this comes from the coding sequence TTGAAGCCCGTACGACTGATCGCCACCGCCGCCGCCGCACTGACCCTCGCCACTCTGGCCGGCACCGCCCCGGCCCAGGCCGACATGCCGACCGCCATCGGCCTGCTGCAGGCCGGCGCCCAGCAGGGCGTCAAGGACGGCTACCCCGGCGTGATCGGCCTGCTCCGCGACGGCGACACCGTCCGCTACGCACAGGCCGGCACCGGGGACACCGCCACCGGGGTGCCCGCCGACCCGAAGGCGCAGTTCCGGATCGGCAGCAACACCAAGGCGTTCACCGCCACCGTGCTGCTCCAGCTGGAGGCGGAGGGCCGGCTCTCGCTCGACGACACCGTGGCCAAGTGGCTGCCCGGCGCGGTCGCCGCCAACGGCTACGACGGCAGCAAGATCACCCTGCGCGAGCTGCTCAACCACACCTCCGGGCTGCCCGACTACGACAACGCCGTCCAGTTCGCGCTCTCCTACAGCACCGACCCGAACCGCGCCTGGCCGCCGCAGAGCCTGGTCGACCTGGCGCTGGCCCAGCACGCCCCGAGCGCCGCCCCGGGGCAGCAGTGGAGCTACGCCAACACCAACTTCGTGCTGGCCGGCATGGTGATCAAGGCCGTCACCGGCAACGACCCGGCCACCGAGATCCAGCACCGGATCATCGACCGGCTCGGCCTGACCGGCACCAGCTTCCCGACCAGCGACCCGACCCTGCACGGCAACTACCTGCACGGCTACGAGTACCAGTGGCTGGGCCTGACCCGCGCCGACGTGACCGTCTCCAACGTGCAGGCCTTCGGCCCGGCCGGCGCGATGGTCTCCACCCTGGACGACCTGGCCGCCTTCACCCGGGCGCTGCTCAACGGCACGCTGCTGCCGCCCGCCCAGGAGGCCGAGCTCAAGACCACCGTGCCGACCACCAACACCGGCATGCGCTACGGGCTCGGCATCGCCCAGGAGCAGACGTCCTGCGGCAAGACGGTCTGGACCCACAACGGCGCGGTGCTCGGCTACTTCTCCTTCTGGGCGGCCACCGACGACGGCCGCCAGCAGCTGGTGGAGGCGAACGACGAGTACCACTTCGACGCGGGCACCAAGGGCATCCAGGACACCGGGACCGCCGCGTTCAACGCCTTCTGCTCGCTCTGA
- the rpmG gene encoding 50S ribosomal protein L33: protein MARSELRPIVKLRSTAGTGYTYVTRKNRRNDPDRLVLRKYDPVLGRHTDFREER from the coding sequence ATGGCCCGCAGCGAACTGCGCCCGATCGTCAAGCTCAGGTCCACCGCCGGCACCGGCTACACGTACGTGACCCGCAAGAACCGCCGCAACGACCCCGACCGCCTGGTGCTGCGCAAGTACGACCCGGTGCTCGGCCGCCACACCGACTTCCGCGAAGAGCGCTGA
- a CDS encoding type B 50S ribosomal protein L31, with protein MKPGIHPAYRPVVFRDRVGGLTFLTRSTATSTRTVEWEDGNTYPVVDVEISSASHPFYTGTARVMDTAGRVELFNRRYGKQD; from the coding sequence ATGAAGCCCGGAATCCACCCCGCCTACCGCCCCGTCGTCTTCCGCGACCGGGTCGGCGGCCTCACCTTCCTCACCCGGTCCACCGCCACCAGCACCCGGACCGTCGAGTGGGAGGACGGCAACACCTACCCCGTCGTCGACGTCGAGATCTCCTCGGCCAGCCACCCGTTCTACACCGGCACCGCCCGGGTGATGGACACCGCGGGCCGGGTCGAGCTGTTCAACCGCCGCTACGGCAAGCAGGACTGA
- a CDS encoding fluoride efflux transporter FluC, whose translation MSGTETQSAPAAAPAAPHPWRGQGPAVAVVAAGGAIGACARYGMGLLWPTAHGAFPWTTLVINVVGCAVIGAFLVTVTEGFTAHPLLRPFFGTGVLGGFTTFSTYAVDAQKLVASGHPGTALAYLAGTLTAALLAVWAAARLTRRLLLARRRA comes from the coding sequence ATGTCCGGAACCGAGACGCAGAGCGCGCCCGCCGCCGCGCCCGCCGCACCCCACCCCTGGCGCGGCCAGGGGCCCGCCGTCGCGGTGGTCGCGGCGGGCGGGGCGATCGGCGCCTGCGCCCGCTACGGGATGGGGCTGCTCTGGCCCACCGCCCACGGCGCCTTCCCGTGGACCACGCTGGTGATCAACGTGGTCGGGTGCGCCGTGATCGGGGCCTTCCTGGTCACCGTCACCGAGGGCTTCACCGCCCACCCGCTGCTCCGGCCGTTCTTCGGCACCGGCGTGCTGGGCGGCTTCACCACCTTCTCCACCTACGCGGTGGACGCCCAGAAGCTGGTCGCCTCCGGCCACCCCGGCACCGCCCTGGCCTACCTGGCCGGGACCCTGACGGCCGCGCTGCTGGCCGTCTGGGCGGCCGCCCGGCTGACCCGTCGTCTGCTGCTCGCCCGGAGGCGCGCGTGA